The following proteins are co-located in the Echinicola sp. 20G genome:
- a CDS encoding YeiH family protein, translating into MEKISQAFRNLIQLQSFLDRTFSFREILFWLVSISCLFPIISAPLALLLGLLFANFIGFPMANNKQRTTDYLLQFAIVGLGFGIKADEAIAVGKQGFQLTLASIFITLILGWILGKHFKLDKKIAFLISAGTAICGGSAIAAVSPAIKANKSQVSVALGTVFILNSLALFVFPVVGHALGLSPTQFGTWCAIAIHDTSSVVGAASQFGEQALATATTVKLARALWIIPVTLVASMVFGKGPGKTKIPYFIGLFLLAIVANTYFPFVEKYRVQFIQVAHAAMTLALFYIGCGLSKKILFAGGIRTFVQAAALWIIISSTTLWVVTYYF; encoded by the coding sequence ATGGAAAAAATCAGTCAAGCTTTCAGAAACTTAATCCAGTTACAATCCTTTCTAGATCGTACTTTTAGCTTTCGTGAAATTCTCTTCTGGCTAGTAAGCATTTCTTGCCTATTCCCTATCATCTCTGCCCCCTTAGCGCTATTATTAGGACTATTATTTGCCAACTTTATTGGATTCCCAATGGCCAATAATAAACAAAGGACAACTGATTACCTTTTACAATTTGCCATTGTAGGTTTAGGCTTTGGCATCAAAGCGGATGAAGCTATTGCCGTGGGCAAACAAGGCTTTCAACTTACGCTGGCAAGTATCTTTATCACACTTATTTTGGGATGGATACTTGGAAAACACTTCAAGCTGGACAAAAAAATAGCCTTTCTAATCTCTGCGGGCACGGCCATTTGCGGAGGTAGTGCCATTGCAGCAGTGTCCCCAGCCATCAAAGCCAACAAAAGTCAAGTTTCTGTCGCGCTAGGAACCGTCTTTATTCTTAATTCTTTGGCATTATTTGTCTTTCCAGTTGTCGGCCATGCTCTTGGGCTCAGCCCAACTCAATTCGGTACCTGGTGTGCCATCGCCATCCATGACACGAGCTCAGTGGTAGGAGCAGCCAGTCAATTCGGTGAGCAAGCATTAGCTACTGCCACCACAGTCAAACTCGCACGTGCACTTTGGATCATCCCAGTTACCTTAGTAGCGTCAATGGTATTCGGAAAAGGTCCAGGAAAAACCAAAATCCCCTATTTCATTGGCCTGTTCCTATTGGCCATAGTTGCCAACACCTATTTTCCATTTGTCGAAAAATACAGGGTGCAATTTATCCAAGTTGCCCATGCAGCGATGACCTTGGCCCTCTTCTACATTGGTTGTGGTCTATCTAAAAAAATACTTTTTGCAGGTGGAATAAGAACATTTGTTCAAGCCGCTGCCCTATGGATAATTATCTCCAGTACAACACTCTGGGTTGTCACTTATTATTTTTAA
- a CDS encoding cytochrome c biogenesis protein CcdA, whose product MNSIKTSFPIVALLCLLSFSTFAQLIEPPKWQMSLSKEAPFVGDEIELIFKAEIPENWYVYSNDFDPDLGPMITELSLEGSSGFEKVGGLTPIKPKRKMDEIWEGEVSYFTGKAEFRQKVKITETAVKIVGVMSYQMCSDVTGQCVPYEEDFSKNINAAIKNETKTVEKKNEVATSEDVDEAVSAQETEKKSEVIAPSVEQEVDTAQTSLSNDAEVQEKSADKQVTEVPEVDLDPEGKQGDATSMLPFVIAAFLGGLAALLTPCVFPMIPMTVTFFTGRSKSRSQGIRNAFIYGLSIIVIYTLAGTIVAAIQGPEFANWLSTHWVPNLFFFLVFIFFALAFLGLFEITLPSGLVNKMDAKADKGGLTGVFFMAFTLVLVSFSCTGPIVGSILIESAGGEILKPIMGMFAFSLAFAIPFTLFAIFPEWLNGLPKSGGWLNSVKVVLGFLELALAFKFLSTADQVYHWGLLDRDIYIAIWIVIFASMGFYLLGKIRLPHDSILEKLSVPRLLLAIGTFIFVIYLVPGLFGAPLKSLSGYLPPMSTHDFNLEKMIRETSGGGSIAEPMTEEPKFADLLHLPHGIQGYFDYDQALRVAKKENKPLFIDFTGHGCVNCREMEAKVWSHPEVLSRLKNDFVMVALYVDERTELPESDWYTSTYDNKVKKTIGKQNSDFQITKFNNNAQPYYVILDHEEKMLVRPKAYDTDPQNFVDFLDKAKAAFKQ is encoded by the coding sequence ATGAATAGCATTAAAACGTCCTTCCCGATTGTCGCTTTGTTGTGTCTTTTGAGTTTTTCAACATTTGCACAATTGATCGAGCCACCAAAGTGGCAAATGTCCCTTTCCAAAGAAGCCCCATTTGTAGGTGATGAAATCGAGCTGATTTTCAAGGCAGAGATTCCGGAAAATTGGTATGTCTACTCCAACGATTTTGATCCGGATTTAGGCCCAATGATTACAGAATTGAGTTTGGAAGGATCTTCTGGTTTTGAAAAAGTTGGAGGACTCACCCCGATCAAGCCAAAGAGAAAGATGGATGAGATCTGGGAAGGTGAGGTAAGCTATTTTACCGGCAAAGCTGAATTTAGACAGAAAGTTAAGATCACAGAGACAGCTGTTAAAATTGTGGGAGTGATGTCCTATCAAATGTGCTCTGATGTTACTGGTCAGTGCGTTCCATATGAAGAAGATTTCAGCAAGAATATCAATGCAGCCATAAAGAACGAAACGAAAACAGTAGAAAAAAAAAATGAAGTTGCCACTTCTGAAGATGTAGATGAGGCAGTTTCTGCTCAAGAAACTGAAAAAAAAAGTGAAGTGATCGCTCCCTCTGTGGAGCAAGAGGTGGATACCGCCCAGACTTCTTTGTCCAATGATGCTGAAGTTCAGGAGAAATCTGCTGACAAGCAGGTGACCGAGGTTCCGGAGGTTGATTTGGATCCGGAGGGAAAGCAAGGAGATGCTACATCGATGCTACCATTTGTTATTGCAGCTTTTTTGGGCGGCTTGGCGGCTTTATTGACTCCCTGTGTGTTTCCAATGATCCCTATGACGGTTACTTTCTTTACGGGAAGGAGCAAGTCGAGGTCACAAGGTATCAGAAATGCTTTTATTTATGGATTGAGCATTATCGTAATTTATACTTTGGCAGGAACTATTGTTGCTGCCATTCAGGGCCCTGAATTTGCCAACTGGCTTTCTACCCATTGGGTTCCCAATCTCTTTTTCTTTCTGGTATTTATTTTCTTTGCTTTGGCCTTTTTGGGTCTTTTTGAAATTACCTTACCCAGCGGCTTGGTCAATAAAATGGATGCCAAAGCGGATAAGGGTGGACTTACAGGGGTTTTCTTTATGGCCTTTACTTTGGTGTTGGTATCATTTTCATGTACGGGGCCTATCGTAGGTTCGATTTTGATCGAATCGGCTGGTGGTGAGATCCTCAAACCAATTATGGGAATGTTTGCCTTCTCTTTGGCCTTTGCGATTCCTTTTACGCTATTTGCAATCTTCCCTGAATGGTTGAACGGGCTTCCAAAGTCTGGTGGATGGTTAAACTCTGTAAAGGTAGTTTTGGGTTTTTTGGAATTGGCTTTGGCCTTCAAATTCCTCAGTACAGCCGATCAGGTTTATCACTGGGGCTTATTAGACCGAGATATTTATATCGCCATCTGGATTGTGATATTCGCCTCAATGGGCTTTTATCTCTTGGGCAAAATTAGGCTGCCGCATGATTCCATTTTGGAAAAGCTTAGCGTGCCTAGACTTTTACTCGCCATCGGTACATTTATCTTTGTGATTTATCTGGTACCGGGTTTATTTGGGGCACCACTCAAATCTTTAAGCGGTTATTTGCCACCGATGTCTACGCACGATTTTAACTTGGAGAAAATGATAAGGGAAACTTCTGGAGGTGGAAGTATAGCCGAGCCAATGACGGAAGAGCCAAAATTCGCTGATTTACTGCATTTACCACATGGTATTCAAGGATATTTTGATTACGATCAAGCTTTGCGCGTGGCTAAAAAGGAAAACAAACCTTTGTTCATTGATTTTACGGGACACGGTTGTGTGAATTGTAGAGAGATGGAAGCAAAAGTTTGGTCACACCCTGAAGTGTTGAGCAGGTTGAAAAATGATTTTGTCATGGTCGCCTTGTATGTGGATGAAAGGACGGAGTTGCCAGAATCAGATTGGTATACCTCAACTTACGATAATAAGGTGAAGAAAACCATAGGAAAACAAAATTCGGATTTTCAAATTACCAAATTCAATAATAATGCGCAGCCTTATTATGTGATTTTGGATCATGAAGAGAAGATGTTGGTCAGGCCTAAGGCTTATGACACAGATCCACAGAATTTTGTTGACTTTTTGGATAAAGCCAAAGCTGCATTTAAACAGTAA
- a CDS encoding dipeptidase, with amino-acid sequence MASKDYIQQNQEKFLNELLDLLRIPSVSADPKFKEEVFKAADYVKERLVEAGADQVEICQTPGYPVVYGEKIIDASLPTILVYGHYDVQPADPYELWDSAPFEPVIKKTEMHPEGAIFARGSADDKGQFYMHVKAFEAMMAEGELACNVKFMIEGEEEVGSDNLENFIKANKEKLKADVVLISDTSMISLDTPSVTVGLRGLAYMQVEVTGPNRDLHSGTYGGAVANPINILCKMIAQLQDEDRKITIPGFYDKVEELSAEYRKKLNEAPFDLDDYKRKLDIKSVEGEAGFTTLERTGIRPTLDVNGIWGGYIGEGAKTVLPSKAYAKISMRLVPHQNHHEISELFQKHFESLAPDSVKVKVTPHHGGKPAVVPTSSVGYKAAEAAVSAVFGKQAIPTREGGSVPITSLFQEELGLDPILLGFGLDTDAIHSPNEHYGVKNYFLGIETIVQFFKEFKQLSK; translated from the coding sequence ATGGCATCGAAAGATTATATCCAGCAAAATCAGGAAAAGTTTCTCAATGAGCTTTTGGACCTACTCAGAATACCATCTGTCAGTGCAGACCCGAAATTCAAAGAAGAGGTGTTCAAGGCGGCTGATTATGTGAAAGAGCGCTTGGTGGAAGCCGGTGCTGATCAAGTAGAGATTTGTCAAACCCCAGGCTACCCAGTGGTGTATGGAGAAAAGATCATTGATGCTTCTTTGCCTACCATTTTGGTGTATGGACATTATGATGTACAGCCTGCTGACCCATATGAACTTTGGGATTCTGCTCCTTTTGAACCGGTAATTAAAAAGACGGAAATGCACCCTGAAGGGGCTATTTTTGCTCGTGGATCAGCGGATGATAAAGGGCAGTTTTACATGCATGTCAAAGCCTTTGAAGCCATGATGGCTGAAGGGGAATTGGCCTGTAATGTGAAGTTTATGATAGAAGGGGAAGAGGAAGTCGGATCAGATAACCTAGAGAACTTTATCAAAGCCAATAAGGAAAAGTTAAAGGCCGATGTGGTTCTTATTTCTGATACCAGCATGATTTCGCTGGATACACCTTCTGTAACTGTTGGTCTGAGAGGACTGGCATATATGCAAGTGGAGGTGACCGGTCCTAATCGTGACCTACACAGTGGGACCTATGGTGGCGCAGTCGCCAATCCTATTAATATCCTGTGTAAGATGATTGCCCAACTACAGGATGAGGACAGAAAAATTACTATTCCTGGTTTTTATGATAAGGTGGAAGAACTTTCAGCTGAGTACAGGAAGAAACTCAATGAAGCCCCTTTTGACCTAGATGATTATAAGCGTAAACTGGATATTAAGTCAGTAGAGGGAGAAGCTGGATTTACCACTTTGGAGCGCACTGGGATCAGGCCTACCTTGGATGTAAATGGTATTTGGGGAGGCTATATAGGTGAAGGAGCCAAAACAGTGCTTCCATCAAAAGCTTATGCTAAAATTTCAATGAGATTGGTTCCCCATCAAAATCATCACGAGATTTCAGAATTGTTCCAAAAGCATTTTGAATCTTTGGCTCCTGACTCGGTAAAAGTGAAAGTCACTCCTCATCATGGAGGTAAGCCAGCTGTAGTTCCTACATCATCAGTGGGATACAAAGCGGCTGAAGCGGCTGTTTCTGCTGTGTTTGGTAAGCAAGCAATCCCGACCCGAGAAGGTGGATCTGTTCCGATTACTTCACTATTCCAGGAAGAGTTAGGGCTTGACCCAATATTGTTAGGTTTTGGCTTGGATACCGATGCGATCCATTCTCCAAATGAACATTATGGGGTGAAGAACTACTTCTTGGGCATTGAAACCATTGTGCAGTTCTTTAAAGAGTTTAAACAACTTTCTAAGTAG
- a CDS encoding trimeric intracellular cation channel family protein, which translates to MDLLFIFDLVGTFFFAVSGALAVKDREHDVFGAGFTGFITAIGGGTLRDVLLDSYPLVWINDVRYLYAIFGGILTAILFFKAMSKLRKTLFLFDTLGIALFSVLGAEKALSMGVAPEIAAMMGMFSAVMGGVIRDMLTNDTPILMRKEVYASACLAGAILFIVLFNFGVERNVNLIISFLLVVVIRLVAVRYKLSWPQLDWKK; encoded by the coding sequence ATGGATTTACTGTTCATTTTTGATTTGGTCGGAACCTTTTTTTTTGCTGTCTCAGGCGCATTAGCGGTGAAGGATAGGGAGCATGATGTGTTTGGAGCTGGCTTCACAGGTTTTATAACGGCCATCGGAGGGGGAACGCTCAGGGATGTGCTTTTGGATAGTTACCCACTGGTTTGGATCAATGATGTTCGCTATTTGTATGCTATTTTTGGAGGGATCCTTACAGCCATACTTTTCTTTAAAGCCATGTCAAAATTGAGGAAGACCTTGTTCTTGTTTGATACTTTAGGGATTGCCTTGTTTTCTGTATTGGGAGCTGAAAAGGCACTGAGTATGGGAGTGGCTCCTGAAATAGCCGCGATGATGGGAATGTTTTCTGCCGTGATGGGCGGGGTGATTCGGGATATGCTCACCAATGACACCCCTATTTTGATGAGAAAGGAAGTTTATGCCTCAGCCTGTCTGGCGGGAGCGATTCTCTTTATTGTCCTTTTTAATTTTGGAGTGGAAAGAAATGTCAATTTGATCATCTCTTTTCTTTTGGTGGTGGTGATAAGACTGGTTGCTGTGCGTTATAAACTGAGTTGGCCGCAGCTGGACTGGAAGAAATAG
- a CDS encoding bifunctional 2-polyprenyl-6-hydroxyphenol methylase/3-demethylubiquinol 3-O-methyltransferase UbiG, which yields MNVSSLNKLLGNIDIYLLDQILKGRFTKDMRILDAGCGEGRNLIYLLQENYQVFGVDQNPNAIQMARTYARSLQPRYDLLRFQVAPVEDLPFHQGAFQAIISSAVLHFAKNTDHFHQMFDEMLRVLEPGGILFLRMTTGFGEMEKKSEMIGDGVYNLPDGSSRFLLTEKLLETVVERHQLSYLENPKSVLVHGQRAMGVFIFKKDKRH from the coding sequence ATGAATGTTTCTTCTCTCAATAAGTTGCTAGGAAATATTGATATCTATCTCTTGGATCAAATTCTGAAAGGCAGGTTTACTAAAGACATGCGTATTTTGGATGCTGGCTGTGGAGAGGGAAGGAACCTGATTTACTTGCTCCAAGAAAATTATCAGGTTTTTGGGGTAGATCAGAACCCTAATGCCATTCAGATGGCTCGAACTTATGCCCGTTCTCTGCAGCCTCGATACGACCTGCTGAGATTTCAAGTGGCTCCAGTAGAAGATTTACCCTTTCATCAAGGGGCTTTTCAGGCAATCATCAGTTCTGCTGTTTTGCATTTTGCAAAGAATACTGACCACTTTCACCAGATGTTTGATGAGATGCTTCGTGTTTTGGAGCCAGGGGGAATTTTATTCTTGAGAATGACCACAGGTTTTGGAGAAATGGAAAAAAAATCCGAGATGATAGGGGACGGGGTTTATAACTTGCCGGATGGATCAAGCCGATTTTTATTGACTGAAAAACTTTTGGAAACGGTGGTAGAGCGGCATCAGCTAAGTTATTTGGAAAACCCCAAGTCTGTTTTGGTTCATGGTCAAAGAGCCATGGGGGTTTTCATCTTTAAAAAGGATAAGCGCCATTGA
- a CDS encoding patatin-like phospholipase family protein, with amino-acid sequence MPQKTVSLVLSSGGARGLAHIGVIQALEEQDYKINAIAGCSMGALIGGLYAKGKLDLYRDWICNLDRIDVFALMDFTLSTRGFIKGNKVFQAVESLVGDDLIENLPIPFSCNAVNILTGEETTFDSGSLFQAIRASAAIPTVIKPYVIGEGEYVDGAVLNPIPLSLAKNYKSDLVIASDVNAPISCLVKEAPEEKSAKSFITVPAWVTEYKSKMSKYFPQERKEKPKSPSFLDLMNLSFEMMQDRLSDYILQNHPVDAVVQMSRKQCGTFEFYRAKEIIETGRELTHATLKQLNL; translated from the coding sequence ATGCCTCAAAAGACAGTTTCTTTAGTACTTTCATCTGGTGGAGCCCGAGGCTTGGCCCATATCGGAGTGATCCAGGCCTTGGAAGAGCAGGACTATAAAATCAATGCCATCGCAGGCTGTTCCATGGGGGCTTTGATTGGTGGTCTATATGCCAAGGGTAAATTGGATCTTTACAGAGATTGGATCTGTAATTTGGATCGGATAGATGTTTTTGCTTTGATGGATTTTACTTTGTCCACCCGAGGGTTCATTAAAGGCAACAAGGTTTTTCAGGCGGTGGAGTCCTTGGTAGGGGATGACCTGATCGAGAACTTGCCTATTCCGTTTTCGTGCAACGCCGTAAACATTTTGACAGGGGAAGAGACTACGTTTGATAGTGGGAGCTTATTCCAAGCAATCAGAGCTTCCGCAGCCATTCCTACGGTCATTAAGCCTTATGTCATTGGGGAAGGAGAGTATGTGGATGGAGCGGTTTTGAACCCTATCCCTTTAAGCTTGGCCAAGAACTATAAAAGTGATTTGGTCATTGCTTCGGATGTCAATGCGCCTATTTCCTGTTTGGTGAAAGAAGCACCGGAAGAAAAATCAGCTAAGTCATTTATTACAGTGCCAGCTTGGGTGACAGAGTATAAATCCAAAATGAGCAAATACTTTCCACAGGAAAGGAAAGAAAAGCCCAAAAGTCCCAGTTTTCTGGATTTGATGAACCTATCATTTGAAATGATGCAGGACAGACTTTCTGATTATATTTTGCAGAACCATCCAGTTGATGCTGTGGTCCAAATGTCCAGAAAGCAATGCGGAACATTTGAGTTTTATCGCGCCAAGGAAATCATTGAAACAGGCAGGGAGTTGACCCATGCCACGCTTAAACAATTGAATCTATGA
- a CDS encoding VOC family protein codes for MPDYNPFHLAFPVKNIEDTRAFYQGVLGCEIGRSTDKWIDFNFFGHQLSAHVKPDELSKALANEVDGKQVPVRHFGAVLPWEEWHDLAEKLKANGMDFIIEPGIRFEGQVGEQATMFFLDPSGNALEFKSFKDPSQIFAK; via the coding sequence ATGCCAGACTACAACCCTTTTCATCTAGCTTTTCCCGTTAAAAACATAGAAGATACCCGAGCCTTCTATCAAGGAGTTTTAGGTTGTGAAATTGGAAGAAGTACGGACAAATGGATAGATTTTAACTTTTTTGGACATCAGCTGTCAGCGCATGTAAAGCCAGATGAATTGAGCAAGGCACTGGCCAATGAAGTAGATGGAAAGCAAGTACCTGTCCGGCATTTTGGTGCGGTATTGCCATGGGAAGAATGGCATGATTTGGCCGAAAAGCTAAAAGCAAACGGTATGGATTTTATCATTGAACCAGGAATCAGGTTTGAAGGACAAGTGGGAGAGCAGGCCACCATGTTCTTTCTTGATCCAAGTGGTAATGCTTTGGAGTTTAAATCTTTTAAAGACCCCAGTCAGATTTTTGCAAAATAG
- a CDS encoding oxidoreductase translates to MTKPIKTGLVGFGRVAQTMHAPLIHQQGLLDLTAVVERNHSYSKEKYPQVTVYKSLEEMLTSSDVELVVICTPNEYHYSQAKMALEAGKHVVVDKPITVTSTDAEHLDELAKEKGLLLSPFQNRRWDGDFQTVQQLIEEGTLGRIVHFESHFDRFRPVPNDNWREKEVPGSGILYDLGAHLIDQALLLFGKPDWVYAEILKQRDGVAADDFFDLTLMYPGLKVRLSASILMNAPLPKFLVLGDKGSYSKYGLDVQEAAFKEGILPGSSGWGVESEESYGKVFLEGESFAYPTLDGNYLAYYENIAKTIRGEAKLAVKAKDAIMTLKVIEAAQKSHAEGLRIEL, encoded by the coding sequence ATGACAAAACCTATTAAAACTGGGCTTGTTGGTTTTGGAAGAGTAGCCCAGACCATGCATGCCCCGCTTATCCATCAACAGGGACTTTTGGATCTTACAGCTGTTGTTGAGAGAAATCACTCATATTCCAAAGAAAAATATCCACAGGTCACCGTTTATAAAAGTTTGGAAGAAATGTTGACCTCTTCAGATGTGGAGTTGGTGGTGATCTGTACTCCCAATGAATACCATTATTCCCAAGCCAAAATGGCCTTGGAAGCGGGAAAACATGTGGTAGTAGATAAGCCAATAACCGTTACTTCTACAGATGCTGAGCATTTGGACGAACTGGCAAAAGAAAAGGGGCTTTTATTATCTCCATTCCAAAACAGGAGGTGGGATGGTGATTTCCAAACCGTACAGCAACTGATCGAGGAAGGCACTTTAGGCAGGATTGTACATTTTGAGTCTCATTTTGATCGCTTTAGGCCAGTCCCCAATGACAATTGGCGTGAAAAGGAAGTACCTGGCAGTGGAATACTCTATGATTTGGGCGCTCATCTTATTGATCAGGCATTGTTGCTATTCGGTAAACCGGATTGGGTTTATGCTGAGATTTTGAAGCAACGGGACGGTGTGGCCGCGGATGACTTCTTTGACTTGACCTTGATGTATCCAGGGCTGAAAGTTCGGCTGAGTGCCAGCATCCTGATGAATGCCCCTCTTCCAAAGTTCCTGGTTTTGGGTGACAAAGGTAGTTACAGTAAATATGGCTTGGATGTTCAAGAGGCAGCCTTTAAAGAAGGGATTCTGCCAGGAAGTTCAGGCTGGGGCGTTGAGTCTGAAGAATCCTATGGTAAAGTATTTTTGGAAGGTGAATCATTTGCTTACCCAACACTTGATGGCAATTACTTGGCCTATTATGAGAATATTGCCAAGACCATTCGGGGTGAGGCAAAGTTGGCAGTAAAAGCGAAAGATGCCATCATGACCCTCAAAGTGATAGAGGCGGCTCAAAAGAGCCATGCTGAGGGACTAAGGATAGAACTATAA
- a CDS encoding response regulator transcription factor has protein sequence MIRLVLADDHKMFAKGIANLLQDEEDMQVLDIFTNGRELVDFLKKNEVDVVLTDMNMPGLDGLGAIQQINKEKIKVKVIVLSMYDDEDIFKKCQKQGVDGYVLKDADPDELIYTIREVVDGHHVMHFERVLKQVDEDQYYDAYKQKFKLSRRELQILSLIKEGHNNQAIADELFLSVYTVETHRKNIHHKLGVNTAIELMKKAIEMKL, from the coding sequence ATGATTCGCCTAGTATTAGCTGATGATCATAAAATGTTTGCCAAGGGCATAGCTAACCTCTTACAAGATGAAGAGGATATGCAGGTATTGGATATTTTTACCAATGGGCGGGAATTGGTGGACTTCTTGAAAAAGAATGAAGTTGATGTGGTCTTGACGGATATGAATATGCCTGGTCTCGACGGATTGGGAGCCATTCAACAAATCAATAAGGAAAAGATCAAGGTCAAGGTAATTGTACTTTCCATGTACGATGATGAGGATATTTTTAAAAAATGCCAAAAACAAGGTGTTGATGGCTATGTATTGAAAGATGCTGATCCAGATGAGCTGATCTATACCATTAGAGAAGTTGTCGATGGCCATCATGTTATGCATTTTGAGCGAGTACTGAAGCAGGTAGATGAAGATCAGTATTATGATGCCTACAAACAGAAATTTAAGCTTTCGAGAAGAGAATTGCAGATTTTATCTTTGATTAAAGAAGGCCATAATAACCAAGCCATCGCTGATGAACTTTTTTTGAGTGTGTATACGGTTGAGACACATCGTAAGAACATCCACCACAAGCTGGGCGTCAATACTGCGATTGAGCTGATGAAGAAAGCCATTGAAATGAAATTATAG
- a CDS encoding sensor histidine kinase yields MPSDPAQFVFLITSGVLITLVMCGFIVAMVLFHRQQQIRNRQKMDHMKAEYERTILGVEKEIQEQTLSFIGQELHDNVGQILSLTKLTLNNPDPENFSEGKRLINQAIKEVRALSKRLNLDWVKEVKLFDFIKQELLKIESSGFCKTKFESNIDELELEKDKKLVLIRIIQECLNNTMKHAEPNLITVSLQLKNDILELMIKDDGKGFDVKDKSKGMGLHNLKSRIETIGGDLELFSKINVGTEIKLLLPFA; encoded by the coding sequence ATGCCATCTGATCCAGCTCAATTTGTATTTTTAATTACTTCAGGGGTATTGATTACTCTGGTAATGTGTGGTTTTATTGTAGCGATGGTACTTTTTCATCGCCAGCAACAAATCCGCAATCGGCAGAAGATGGATCATATGAAGGCAGAGTATGAAAGGACAATTTTGGGCGTGGAGAAGGAGATTCAAGAACAGACCCTGTCCTTTATTGGGCAAGAGTTGCACGATAATGTGGGACAAATTCTTTCATTGACCAAGCTTACGTTAAATAATCCTGATCCAGAAAATTTCTCAGAGGGTAAGAGGTTGATCAATCAAGCGATTAAGGAGGTAAGGGCGCTTTCCAAGCGGTTGAATTTGGACTGGGTGAAGGAGGTGAAGCTATTTGACTTTATCAAACAGGAACTCCTGAAGATTGAAAGTTCAGGGTTTTGTAAGACTAAGTTTGAAAGCAACATTGATGAGTTGGAACTGGAGAAAGATAAGAAACTGGTGTTGATCCGGATCATTCAGGAATGCCTAAATAACACCATGAAGCATGCGGAGCCCAATCTCATTACAGTTTCCCTACAGTTGAAGAACGACATCTTGGAGCTAATGATCAAAGACGATGGTAAGGGTTTCGATGTAAAGGACAAGTCCAAAGGAATGGGACTTCATAATTTAAAGTCGAGAATTGAAACGATTGGTGGTGACTTAGAGCTTTTTTCAAAAATAAATGTGGGCACAGAAATCAAACTTTTATTGCCCTTTGCCTAG